In one Neobacillus sp. CF12 genomic region, the following are encoded:
- a CDS encoding RNA polymerase sigma factor, producing the protein MIDLDNLEDSISKIYSKYYLEVYRFLVCFSGNQNDAEDLTQEVFIRVLYNLSTFKNENNLKTWIFSIAKHVAVDHYRKKRFSSIFSEGFFKQIESSNKGPNELIEQNEMKMLIHEAISKLKPKYRAVVIFRGINELPVKETSKILNCSESKVKVDYHRAIKDLKKMLNLNAEEVIRHAK; encoded by the coding sequence TTGATTGACTTAGACAACTTGGAAGATAGCATTAGTAAAATCTATAGTAAATATTATTTAGAGGTTTACAGGTTTCTTGTTTGTTTTTCAGGGAATCAAAACGATGCAGAAGATTTAACTCAGGAAGTTTTTATTAGAGTTCTTTACAATTTATCTACCTTCAAAAATGAAAATAATTTAAAGACTTGGATATTTTCAATTGCAAAACATGTAGCCGTAGATCACTACAGAAAGAAAAGATTTTCTTCAATCTTCAGTGAAGGTTTTTTCAAGCAAATAGAATCGTCAAATAAAGGCCCTAATGAGTTAATCGAACAAAATGAAATGAAAATGTTAATTCATGAAGCTATCTCTAAATTAAAGCCTAAATATAGGGCTGTTGTAATTTTTAGGGGTATAAATGAATTGCCAGTAAAAGAAACATCCAAAATCCTTAACTGTAGTGAGTCAAAGGTGAAAGTGGATTACCACCGAGCAATAAAAGACCTCAAAAAGATGTTAAATTTAAATGCAGAGGAGGTAATTCGACATGCAAAATGA
- a CDS encoding S8 family serine peptidase, with amino-acid sequence MTKTFKVSQLLISILLSSFLLINLFLPNYVLAIESFSKPITTSSLDLKIDRKLLQQFKQNEQVTFLLKFNEQVDTNKIASEAKENAKEQKQTAAKMELIVRSTVISSLRNTAMETQNRVLEYLEQAKKNGEVDSVESFYVVNAIAVTGTKEVMDKLAAYPEIAKILPNETRQLITPIRNKDSSVKSSSTTEWGVERVGAPQAWKMGIDGSGIVVANIDTGVQWDHPALKEKYRGYNPTNPTLVDHSLSWFDAVNGSDEPYDDLAHGTHTMGTIVGGEPDGSNQIGVAPGAKWIAVKAFSAAGGTDVDLLQAGEWILAPKDSEGNPHPELAPDIVNNSWGGGPGFDEWYRPMVQNWRAADIFPVFAAGNSGENGPGSISNPSNYPESFAVGATDSNNKLAYFSSRGPGPYDESKPNVSAPGANIRSATPGNEYEDGWSGTSMATPHITGVIALLKQANASLSIDQIEKLLEDTAIPLTDSEYPTSPNYGYGHGFVNAYNAINTLNNGNGMVKGIVGHDGQDKTNPTYQHTSPDFVYDQVVLPLTVEVQDNISVETVEIQYLVDQQWKTVKATRTAGDFRNGTYQAVVPGEDIRKGTFTFKWKMVDYGQNQVTSPEFNVEVKPAITIGYFQDLEAVPEGWYSEGLYNDWEWGSPVAGPGQAYSGKNVYGTNLEGPHAPDSFSYLNMPPIDIPESGNSYLQYKQWYDFNAEGMEVSTDFGAVLVSTDRQNWEIVTRTEPTEFWGNGVPKEYLTDEWIDAEVNLSAYAGKRIYISFFKFSADTGFEGPDDVVHDGWYLDDISLTDKPITEDTKQEIFKENTTNEIHIKKNSKNSVLAPTATFVQDTYSQPNVLPIGAQVTLVDSGFSVTANPADGRFSMTHKAGEFTLRAEAYGFHSKDQAVSIPKDGIVEANLNLKPLGKGTVEGVVKDKETGKPLSNVIISLLEDAAILPVKTDDKGRFSLTAYEGNYTLHVYKDDYVYQDIPISINAEKDHNQKIELQKYIGFTGEIGYDDGTGENAWYWVYAKNGMAVKMSLEEGVSRAWLTGGLFKVNTEMPSPGSTRFQVAVYDSSGLNGAPGKKIAGPFDAHAKTDGEWTYVDLTDKEIYVSGDFYLTYIQPDDVTKSTSLYSDHNGPFHDRNWFLADGKWEHNTDPVYGNMMIRAVVNNSLPVPVIESPVNNSFINESKIVVTGKATPSSTVIIQNNGKDIATGKSNEDGAFAISVNVKKGENSLTAVTVTKDGRTDPSEAVNIIFDKKQP; translated from the coding sequence TTGACAAAAACATTTAAAGTAAGTCAGTTGTTGATAAGTATCTTACTATCTAGCTTTCTCTTAATCAATCTTTTTCTTCCCAATTATGTCTTGGCAATAGAAAGCTTTAGTAAACCTATAACCACTTCATCACTTGATCTGAAAATTGATCGTAAGTTATTGCAACAATTTAAACAGAATGAACAGGTAACTTTCTTATTAAAATTTAATGAACAAGTTGATACAAATAAGATTGCATCAGAAGCAAAAGAAAATGCTAAAGAACAGAAACAAACAGCTGCTAAGATGGAATTGATCGTCCGTTCTACGGTTATTTCATCTTTACGTAATACGGCAATGGAAACGCAGAATAGAGTGCTAGAGTATTTGGAGCAAGCTAAAAAGAATGGTGAAGTAGATAGTGTGGAGTCTTTCTATGTAGTTAATGCCATTGCTGTTACTGGAACAAAAGAGGTAATGGATAAACTCGCTGCATACCCAGAAATTGCAAAGATTTTGCCTAATGAAACAAGACAATTAATTACTCCTATACGAAACAAAGACTCATCAGTGAAAAGTTCATCAACGACTGAGTGGGGAGTGGAACGTGTCGGTGCGCCACAAGCTTGGAAAATGGGAATCGATGGATCGGGTATTGTAGTAGCAAATATCGATACAGGTGTACAATGGGATCATCCTGCATTAAAGGAAAAATACCGTGGATACAATCCTACAAACCCGACACTTGTCGATCATTCCCTAAGTTGGTTCGATGCAGTCAATGGAAGTGATGAGCCTTATGATGATTTAGCTCATGGTACACATACAATGGGGACAATTGTTGGAGGTGAACCAGATGGAAGTAATCAAATAGGTGTTGCACCAGGTGCAAAATGGATTGCTGTAAAAGCCTTCTCGGCAGCTGGTGGTACAGATGTTGATTTGTTACAAGCAGGAGAATGGATTCTTGCTCCTAAGGATTCTGAGGGGAATCCACATCCAGAATTAGCACCAGATATTGTAAATAATTCTTGGGGTGGCGGCCCTGGATTTGATGAATGGTATCGACCAATGGTCCAGAATTGGAGAGCTGCAGATATCTTCCCGGTTTTTGCTGCAGGAAATAGTGGAGAGAATGGACCTGGTTCGATTTCGAATCCATCAAATTATCCAGAATCTTTTGCAGTTGGAGCAACAGATAGTAATAATAAATTAGCTTACTTCTCATCTCGTGGACCAGGCCCATATGATGAGTCAAAACCAAATGTTTCAGCACCTGGTGCCAATATTCGATCAGCGACACCAGGAAATGAATATGAAGATGGCTGGAGTGGTACCTCCATGGCAACTCCACATATTACAGGTGTAATCGCGTTACTTAAACAAGCAAATGCATCACTATCTATTGATCAAATTGAAAAATTACTTGAGGATACTGCAATTCCGTTAACAGACTCAGAATATCCGACTTCCCCTAATTACGGTTATGGGCATGGGTTTGTTAATGCTTATAACGCAATAAATACATTAAATAATGGAAATGGAATGGTTAAAGGTATTGTTGGCCATGACGGGCAAGACAAAACCAATCCCACCTACCAGCATACCTCTCCTGATTTTGTATACGACCAGGTAGTGCTGCCATTAACAGTAGAAGTGCAAGATAACATCAGTGTAGAGACAGTAGAAATTCAGTATTTAGTTGATCAACAATGGAAGACGGTAAAAGCAACAAGAACAGCTGGTGATTTTAGAAATGGGACCTATCAAGCTGTAGTTCCAGGTGAAGATATAAGGAAAGGTACATTTACTTTTAAGTGGAAAATGGTTGATTATGGACAAAATCAAGTAACTTCTCCGGAATTTAATGTAGAAGTTAAGCCTGCGATTACAATTGGTTATTTTCAAGATTTAGAAGCTGTTCCTGAAGGATGGTATTCTGAAGGATTATATAACGATTGGGAATGGGGTAGCCCAGTAGCGGGACCTGGACAAGCTTATTCAGGAAAAAACGTATATGGAACCAATTTGGAGGGTCCTCACGCTCCTGATTCGTTTTCGTATCTCAATATGCCTCCTATCGACATTCCTGAAAGCGGAAATTCATACCTGCAATATAAGCAGTGGTATGACTTTAATGCAGAAGGAATGGAAGTTTCAACTGATTTCGGTGCGGTCCTAGTCTCTACCGACCGCCAAAACTGGGAAATAGTGACTAGAACGGAACCTACTGAATTTTGGGGAAATGGGGTACCAAAAGAGTATCTTACTGATGAATGGATAGATGCAGAAGTGAATCTTTCTGCTTACGCTGGAAAGCGGATTTATATCAGTTTCTTTAAGTTTTCAGCAGACACAGGATTTGAGGGACCTGATGATGTAGTTCATGATGGTTGGTATTTGGATGACATTTCATTGACTGATAAACCTATTACGGAAGACACGAAACAAGAAATTTTTAAGGAAAATACAACAAATGAAATCCATATCAAAAAGAATTCTAAGAACAGTGTGTTAGCTCCAACTGCAACATTCGTTCAAGATACTTATAGTCAGCCAAACGTGTTACCGATCGGTGCACAGGTAACGCTAGTAGATTCTGGATTCTCAGTTACAGCTAATCCAGCTGATGGAAGGTTCTCCATGACACATAAGGCAGGGGAATTCACTCTTCGCGCTGAAGCCTATGGTTTTCATTCCAAAGACCAAGCTGTTTCGATTCCAAAAGACGGGATCGTCGAAGCAAACTTAAATCTTAAACCTTTAGGGAAAGGAACAGTAGAAGGGGTCGTAAAGGATAAAGAAACCGGTAAACCACTATCTAATGTGATTATTTCCTTACTAGAGGATGCAGCCATTTTACCTGTAAAAACGGATGATAAAGGACGTTTTTCTCTTACTGCATATGAAGGAAACTACACATTACATGTGTACAAGGATGATTATGTATATCAAGATATTCCTATTTCAATTAACGCAGAAAAAGATCATAATCAAAAAATAGAATTGCAAAAGTATATCGGATTTACTGGTGAAATTGGATATGATGACGGAACAGGGGAAAACGCATGGTATTGGGTTTATGCTAAGAATGGTATGGCTGTTAAAATGTCTTTAGAAGAAGGAGTTTCAAGAGCGTGGCTAACAGGGGGACTGTTTAAGGTCAATACCGAAATGCCTTCACCGGGGTCAACAAGATTCCAAGTTGCAGTCTATGATTCAAGTGGTTTAAATGGAGCCCCTGGCAAGAAGATTGCAGGTCCTTTCGATGCTCATGCGAAAACAGATGGGGAATGGACGTATGTTGATCTAACTGATAAAGAGATTTATGTCAGTGGAGACTTCTATCTAACCTATATTCAGCCAGATGACGTGACTAAGTCAACAAGCTTATATAGCGATCATAATGGACCTTTCCATGATCGAAACTGGTTTTTAGCTGATGGAAAATGGGAGCATAATACAGATCCTGTTTATGGAAATATGATGATTCGAGCAGTTGTGAATAATTCTTTACCAGTACCAGTGATTGAATCACCAGTAAATAATTCGTTCATAAATGAATCTAAGATTGTTGTGACAGGAAAAGCAACACCATCAAGTACTGTTATCATTCAAAATAACGGGAAGGACATTGCAACTGGAAAATCAAATGAAGATGGTGCATTTGCAATTTCTGTAAATGTGAAAAAGGGTGAAAACAGCTTAACGGCCGTTACAGTAACGAAAGATGGCAGGACAGATCCATCGGAAGCTGTAAATATTATTTTCGACAAAAAGCAACCATAG
- a CDS encoding LysR family transcriptional regulator → MYIEQLEYILEVAKTGSIINASKNLHVSPSGISQSITQLEDELGVKIFIRSRGQNAVPTYEGELVIKQAIQILMNVHKLQEMVSSFSTLNRGDMKVAAITGVMPILLKAKSSIKTDYPLMDFQITESSTEEIIHDVKQHKIDIGLIAGNELNIDDDLSSELLLESEIKVYVNRNSLLACNKSVKPQELINSPFIIYKDDYFKWLTQELFRDLGEINIVFTSSNVDVIKSAVAEDIGISLAPDYYMKNDPYVLNGKVIPLEIDVNKKITTISIHVVWSKDKHSSSLIHKFVKYLKSCLQ, encoded by the coding sequence ATGTATATTGAACAATTAGAATATATTCTTGAAGTTGCCAAAACAGGTTCGATTATTAATGCATCAAAAAATCTGCACGTATCTCCATCAGGAATTAGCCAGTCAATTACACAATTAGAAGATGAATTAGGAGTAAAAATATTTATTCGATCACGGGGGCAAAACGCGGTACCAACGTATGAAGGAGAATTAGTCATCAAACAAGCCATTCAGATATTGATGAACGTTCATAAGCTGCAAGAAATGGTAAGTTCTTTTAGCACCTTAAATAGGGGGGACATGAAGGTAGCAGCTATAACAGGTGTAATGCCCATTTTGCTCAAAGCAAAGTCCAGTATTAAGACTGATTATCCTCTCATGGATTTTCAAATTACTGAAAGTAGTACAGAAGAAATTATCCATGATGTGAAACAGCATAAAATTGATATAGGGTTGATTGCTGGGAACGAGTTGAATATTGATGATGATTTAAGCAGTGAACTGTTATTGGAATCTGAAATTAAGGTTTATGTAAATAGAAATTCTTTGTTAGCTTGCAACAAAAGCGTAAAGCCTCAAGAACTGATAAATTCGCCTTTTATTATATATAAAGATGACTATTTTAAGTGGTTAACACAGGAATTATTCCGTGATTTGGGAGAAATTAATATCGTGTTTACATCGAGTAATGTTGATGTGATTAAAAGTGCTGTGGCAGAAGATATTGGAATAAGCTTGGCACCGGACTATTACATGAAAAATGATCCCTATGTCTTAAATGGAAAGGTAATCCCTCTCGAAATAGATGTAAATAAAAAAATCACTACTATTTCCATTCACGTGGTTTGGTCAAAGGATAAACATTCATCAAGCTTGATCCATAAATTTGTAAAATATCTGAAATCATGTCTACAGTAA
- a CDS encoding NADP-dependent oxidoreductase, translating into MTKANQQIILASRPKGMPTDENFRMIEQPVPQANEGEVLIRTLYLSVDPYMRGRMNDRKSYIPPFQINEVVTGGVVGEVIESNDPDFKEGDIVLGTLGWQKYSVAKGKHVRKINTDIAPITTSLGVLGMPGLTAYFGLLDIGQPKAGETVVVSGAAGAVGMVVGQIAKIKGCRVVGIAGSGEKNKYLVDDLGFDAAINYKTTSNLKTALAEACPNGVDIYFDNVGGSISDAVMSLLNNKARIPLCGQIALYNLEKVDTGPRIQSQLLVTSSLMKGYIVSDYSDRFGEGISQLAEWVSEGRLKYKENIVEGLENTVNAFLGLFTGENLGKQLVKVADPSLSK; encoded by the coding sequence ATGACCAAAGCCAATCAGCAAATTATCTTGGCCAGCAGACCAAAAGGGATGCCAACCGACGAAAATTTTAGGATGATTGAACAACCAGTGCCTCAAGCGAATGAAGGGGAAGTTCTCATTCGCACGCTGTACCTATCAGTAGATCCATATATGCGTGGCAGGATGAATGACCGAAAATCTTATATTCCACCTTTTCAGATAAACGAAGTAGTCACGGGTGGTGTTGTGGGCGAGGTCATAGAATCGAATGATCCTGACTTTAAAGAAGGAGACATTGTCCTCGGGACCCTCGGCTGGCAGAAATATTCAGTTGCGAAAGGGAAGCACGTAAGAAAAATAAATACGGACATTGCACCTATTACGACATCTCTGGGCGTATTAGGGATGCCGGGTCTGACCGCTTACTTTGGATTGCTAGATATCGGTCAACCAAAAGCCGGGGAGACAGTTGTCGTATCCGGGGCTGCGGGTGCCGTGGGTATGGTTGTGGGACAAATCGCAAAGATCAAAGGTTGTAGAGTCGTGGGGATTGCCGGGTCTGGTGAAAAAAATAAATACCTGGTTGACGATTTGGGATTTGATGCTGCTATCAACTACAAAACAACGTCTAATTTGAAGACAGCTTTGGCAGAAGCATGTCCGAATGGGGTAGATATCTACTTTGATAATGTCGGGGGTTCTATTTCTGATGCTGTCATGTCGCTTCTTAATAATAAAGCCCGCATTCCGTTGTGTGGTCAAATTGCATTGTACAACTTAGAAAAAGTGGATACAGGGCCTCGTATCCAATCCCAACTGCTGGTTACCAGTTCATTAATGAAAGGTTATATAGTTAGTGACTACTCGGATCGCTTTGGTGAAGGGATCTCCCAATTGGCGGAATGGGTATCGGAAGGTAGATTAAAATACAAAGAAAACATCGTTGAAGGCCTTGAAAATACAGTAAATGCCTTCCTTGGGTTGTTTACAGGAGAAAACCTCGGAAAACAGCTTGTGAAAGTAGCTGATCCGTCACTCTCAAAATAA
- a CDS encoding nitronate monooxygenase family protein: protein MSKMPSILKRLRIPVIGSPLFIISNPKLVIAQCKAGIVGSMPALNARPASLLDEWLAEITEELASHNARHPDRPAAPFAINQIVHKSNDRIEHDMEMCAKYKVPIIITSLGAREDINVAVHNYGGFVLHDVTNNTFAHKAIEKGADGLIAVATGAGGHAGMKSPFALIQEIRQWFDGPLALAGSIANGSGVLAAQAMGADFAYIGSPFIATHEARASDAYKQAIVECTSDDIVYSNLFTGVNGNYLAPSIRAAGLDPNTLPESDPTKMNFAGEAKPWKDIWGCGQGIGVINEITSTAAFVDKLHQEYFAVRDRLIISGRENSPNCTNSRSSTLSAGIVEIK from the coding sequence ATGTCAAAAATGCCGTCAATACTTAAAAGATTGAGAATTCCTGTAATCGGCTCACCACTTTTCATAATTAGTAATCCCAAGTTAGTAATCGCGCAATGTAAAGCTGGAATCGTTGGATCTATGCCCGCTCTGAATGCTAGGCCCGCCTCATTGCTCGACGAATGGTTGGCGGAAATTACGGAGGAGCTCGCATCTCATAACGCACGACATCCAGATCGACCAGCCGCGCCGTTTGCCATTAATCAGATTGTGCACAAGTCTAATGATCGGATAGAACACGACATGGAAATGTGTGCGAAGTACAAAGTTCCCATCATTATTACGTCCCTTGGTGCACGCGAGGATATAAATGTTGCAGTACACAACTACGGAGGATTTGTTTTGCATGATGTGACCAATAACACTTTTGCGCACAAGGCAATCGAAAAAGGTGCAGACGGTTTAATTGCAGTTGCCACAGGTGCTGGCGGTCATGCTGGCATGAAGAGCCCGTTTGCATTGATTCAAGAAATTCGACAATGGTTCGACGGTCCGCTAGCTTTGGCTGGATCTATCGCTAACGGGAGCGGGGTACTGGCCGCCCAAGCCATGGGGGCTGATTTTGCTTATATAGGATCGCCTTTCATTGCGACTCACGAAGCACGTGCTTCAGATGCGTATAAGCAAGCAATCGTAGAGTGTACGTCTGACGACATTGTTTATAGTAATCTCTTCACTGGTGTGAATGGGAATTATCTTGCACCATCAATCCGAGCTGCAGGTTTGGATCCCAACACACTTCCCGAAAGCGATCCAACTAAGATGAATTTTGCAGGGGAGGCGAAGCCGTGGAAGGATATCTGGGGTTGTGGTCAGGGCATCGGAGTTATTAATGAGATCACAAGTACAGCAGCGTTCGTGGATAAGCTCCATCAAGAGTACTTTGCAGTAAGAGATAGATTAATCATATCCGGTCGAGAGAATTCTCCTAACTGCACAAATTCTCGTTCATCGACTCTGTCCGCTGGTATTGTAGAAATAAAGTAG